The following are from one region of the Mangifera indica cultivar Alphonso chromosome 14, CATAS_Mindica_2.1, whole genome shotgun sequence genome:
- the LOC123195668 gene encoding putative disease resistance protein At1g63350 encodes MNLFEVVEVKSISWKEARELFYEQVSRDIPLSDVKSFAETIVKGCGGLPLLIIVTGRALGEKNDVSIWKDASKKFSLHKTSRKCQIEDVLQLLKFSFDELSDNDVKSCFLHCALFSEAQEVSINKFIEYCIQEGLITGAQADAHRRGRYIVDILIHASFLQVTEGGSSIKMHDLIRDLALGIISSMPKDIQFPLGAEGIQFLLSAYSRSIELPNAGGSSSSRSLNILESSRLCIPEGNQFLLRVGAGLTEPPLTEEWKQAKMMFLSDNELSMLPEKPNCPELLALFLQRNRLLRVIPPSFFDCMTSLKVLNLSETRIRSLPERLFKLKNLLILIVCDCKRLFMLPSDVGSLLCLEVLDLRGTKIKVLPDKIGELTSLKRLAVSFYGSIDDSEYVKLPCHLILSGIISKLRNLDTLSIVLYPGDERWHEDVKKRTMEEETLNGVNVKSISSQVPEYLEYDYNQQGQCLRFVNGEKKPDEVLQILARSTAFYLDNHLDIESLSNFGVGNINGLKFCIISDCPKVKMVVHVDEVKKDTNTVFPFLETLSIHHLWNLTAIWEGILPERSFAQLRILSLHGCPKMEYVFRSSMIQYLCKLEELIIEDCQAIEQIIFDDEITDSCSVSLPSLKKLTLHYLPGLITISSSPWPQLEYVSFYCCPNLKKIDADSRFKDVIIKAEKSWRDALEWEDDELRLHIENYSTIIFQDHL; translated from the exons ATGAATTTGTTTGAGGTGGTTGAAGTAAAAAGTATCTCTTGGAAGGAAGCTAGGGAACTGTTCTATGAACAAGTGAGTAGAGACATTCCACTGTCAGATGTCAAGTCCTTTGCTGAAACTATAGTTAAGGGCTGTGGTGGTTTGCCACTGCTGATTATTGTTACTGGAAGAGCcctaggagagaaaaatgatgTTTCCATATGGAAGGATGCTTCAAAAAAATTCTCACTGCATAAAACTTCTAGAAAATGTCAAATTGAAGATGTGCTCCAATTATTGAAATTCAGCTTTGACGAACTAAGTGATAATGATGTGAAGAGTTGTTTCCTCCACTGTGCTCTATTTTCAGAAGCTCAGGAGGtcagtataaataaattcatagaATATTGTATACAAGAAGGTTTAATCACTGGTGCTCAAGCTGATGCACATAGAAGGGGTCGTTATATAGTTGATATTCTTATACATGCTTCATTTTTACAAGTTACTGAAGGTGGAAGTTCCATCAAAATGCATGATTTAATCAGAGATTTAGCATTAGGAATCATATCTTCAATGCCAAAAGATATTCAGTTTCCGTTGGGAGCAGAAGGAATTCAGTTTCTGTTGAGTGCTTATTCAAGATCAATCGAACTACCTAATGCGGGAGGTAGTTCATCATCAAGATCATTGAACATCCTTGAAAGCAGTAGATTGTGTATACCAGAAGGTAATCAATTTCTGTTGAGAGTTGGAGCAGGTCTAACAGAACCTCCTTTGACGGAAGAGTGGAAACAGGCCAAAATGATGTTTTTGAGTGATAATGAGTTATCCATGTTACCTGAGAAACCAAATTGCCCTGAACTTTTGGCATTGTTCTTACAAAGAAACCGGTTGCTGAGAGTGATACCTCCATCCTTTTTTGACTGCATGACCTCTCTCAAAGTGTTGAATCTATCTGAGACTAGAATAAGGTCCCTGCCAGAGAGACTGTTTAAGCTTAAAAACCTCCTAATTCTCATTGTATGTGATTGTAAACGTCTGTTTATGCTTCCCTCTGATGTTGGATCTCTTCTTTGTCTTGAGGTGCTTGATCTCCGAGGTactaaaattaaagttttgccTGATAAGATTGGTGAATTGACATCCCTGAAACGTTTGGCAGTGTCCTTCTATGGATCTATCGATGACAGTGAATATGTTAAATTGCCATGTCATTTGATTTTGAGTGGCATTATATCAAAGTTGCGTAATTTGGACACCTTGAGTATTGTTCTTTATCCAGGGGATGAAAGGTGGCATGAGGATGTCAA AAAGCGAACCATGGAAGAAGAGACTCTTAACGGAGTTAATGTCAAGAGTATTTCTTCTCAGGTCCCAGAGTATTTGGAATATGATTATAATCAGCAGGGTCAATGCTTGAGATTTGTAAATGGTGAAAAGAAACCTGATGAAGTTCTTCAAATATTAGCTCGCAGCACTGCTTTCTATTTGGATAATCATCTTGACATTGAGAGCCTTTCCAACTTTGGTGTTGGCAATATCAATGGGTTGAAGTTTTGTATAATAAGTGACTGCCCCAAGGTTAAAATGGTTGTGCATGTGGATGAAGTGAAAAAAGATACTAATACTGTTTTTCCTTTCCTAGAGACCTTAAGTATCCATCATTTGTGGAATTTAACAGCTATTTGGGAGGGGATTCTACCAGAACGAAGTTTTGCTCAGTTAAGAATTTTGTCACTGCATGGATGTCCAAAGATGGAGTATGTTTTTAGAAGTTCAATGATTCAGTATCTCTGTAAATTAGAGGAACTGATTATCGAAGATTGTCAAGCCATCGAACAAATCATATTCGATGATGAGATAACAGATTCATGTTCTGTTTCACTTCCCAGTTTGAAGAAGTTAACACTTCACTATCTGCCTGGATTGATTACCATTTCGAGTAGTCCCTGGCCGCAATTAGAATATGTCAGCTTCTACTGTTGCCCAAACTTGAAGAAGATTGATGCTGATTCCAGGTTCAAAGATGTAATAATAAAGGCTGAGAAGAGTTGGCGGGATGCGTTAGAGTGGGAAGATGATGAATTGCGGTTGCACATTGAAAACTACTCCACCATTATCTTTCAAGATCATCTGTAa
- the LOC123196654 gene encoding uncharacterized protein LOC123196654 isoform X2 — translation MGTVPEQHLSYSSIEVPLLRPAPGLEHEQGLEPVVLYSVGMASTSRGKDESTSAVSGHFEVKSERLLSALATSPAPEPVVMASTSESKDPWRSAILDFEAESERVQAAGTSLTQEAVAWASSCGSKYEPTSAVAGHFEVRDEKIKASDTTSLTFGYQAPTSSLEIVEEDVVPFPPQIGKPSQRSSTASPSLLRSSATAPALVLSNSGKNIDQAEKKKYVKQVTGHHSDTELHLAAQRGDLGAVKQTLTDIDSQMVDTLSGADFDAEVAEIRASVVNEVNDFGETALFTAADKGHIEVVKELLKYLTKEGLTRKNKSMLDPLHIAATRGHHAIVQLLQDLDPSSQIVEEDVVPFPPQMGTPPARKSEIQIVSLEAREKMPSIYNMESEIIPSQTEGEHKMKCRLKASAQQSVTVATKEAIEVAVEHLTVENEISMEDQLLQESVLFAKKSIKTTVQKIFSHINSVRTTKIAVIGTGGIGKTTVLKALINFPGTKGMFDVVISVTVSRYWNTRKVQTRF, via the exons GGGCTTGAACATGAACAGGGTTTGGAACCTGTGGTATTATACTCTGTAGGGATGGCATCAACTTCCAGAGGTAAAGATGAGTCGACTTCTGCTGTATCAG GTCACTTTGAGGTTAAGAGTGAGAGATTGCTGAGTGCTCTCGCAACATCTCCGGCACCAGAACCTGTGGTAATGGCTTCAACTTCTGAAAGTAAAGATCCATGGCGTTCTGCTATTTTGGATTTTGAGGCTGAAAGTGAGAGAGTACAAGCTGCAGGTACATCTCTGACACAGGAAGCTGTCGCGTGGGCTTCATCTTGTGGAAGTAAATATGAGCCAACTTCTGCTGTGGCAGGTCACTTTGAGGTTCGGGATGAGAAAATAAAAGCTTCAGATACAACATCTCTGACCTTTGGGTATCAGGCTCCTACATCAAGCTTGGAGATTGTGGAAGAAGATGTGGTGCCATTTCCTCCACAAATAGGTAAACCTTCGCAGAGGTCATCGACAGCTTCACCATCCCTTTTACGTTCTTCAGCAACAGCACCAGCTTTGGTCCTTTCCAACTCAGGTAAAAACATAGACCAAGCAGAAAAGAAGAAGTATGTGAAACAAGTAACAGGTCATCACAGTGACACTGAGCTGCATTTGGCTGCTCAGCGTGGAGATTTAGGAGCAGTTAAACAGACTCTTACTGACATAGATTCCCAAATGGTGGATACCTTAAGTGGGGCTGATTTTGATGCAGAAGTTGCAGAGATAAGGGCATCAGTTGTGAATGAGGTGAATGACTTTGGGGAAACTGCACTTTTTACAGCTGCTGATAAAGGGCATATAGAAGTTGTGAAGGAGTTGTTGAAGTATTTGACCAAAGAGGGTCTTACAAGGAAGAATAAGTCCATGCTTGATCCCTTGCATATTGCTGCAACCAGAGGGCATCATG CAATTGTCCAACTGTTACAAGATCTTGATCCCAGCTCACAGATTGTGGAAGAAGATGTGGTGCCATTTCCTCCACAAATGGGTACACCGCCAGCTCGTAAATCTGAAATTCAGATTGTATCTCTTGAAGCAAGAGAAAAGATGCCATCTATTTATAACATGGAATCTGAGATTATACCTTCTCAAACTGAAGGAGAGCATAAGATGAAGTGCAGATTGAAGGCAAGTGCCCAGCAATCAGTTACGGTTGCCACAAAAGAAGCCATTGAAGTTGCAGTAGAACATCTCACtgtagaaaatgaaatttcaatGGAAGATCAGTTGTTGCAAGAATCAGTTTTATTTGCAAAGAAATCAATTAAGACAACTGTACAGAAGATTTTCAGCCACATAAATAGTGTTAGAACTACAAAAATTGCTGTTATTGGAACTGGTGGTATTGGAAAGACTACTGTGCTCAAGGCCTTGATCAACTTCCCAGGCACAAAAGGTATGTTTGATGTGGTAATTTCAGTGACTGTTTCTAGATATTGGAACACAAGAAAGGTCCAAACGAGGTTTTAA
- the LOC123196654 gene encoding uncharacterized protein LOC123196654 isoform X1 encodes MGTVPEQHLSYSSIEVPLLRPAPGLEHEQGLEPVVLYSVGMASTSRGKDESTSAVSGHFEVKSERLLSALATSPAPEPVVMASTFESTSAVSGHFEVKSERLLSALATSPAPEPVVMASTSESKDPWRSAILDFEAESERVQAAGTSLTQEAVAWASSCGSKYEPTSAVAGHFEVRDEKIKASDTTSLTFGYQAPTSSLEIVEEDVVPFPPQIGKPSQRSSTASPSLLRSSATAPALVLSNSGKNIDQAEKKKYVKQVTGHHSDTELHLAAQRGDLGAVKQTLTDIDSQMVDTLSGADFDAEVAEIRASVVNEVNDFGETALFTAADKGHIEVVKELLKYLTKEGLTRKNKSMLDPLHIAATRGHHAIVQLLQDLDPSSQIVEEDVVPFPPQMGTPPARKSEIQIVSLEAREKMPSIYNMESEIIPSQTEGEHKMKCRLKASAQQSVTVATKEAIEVAVEHLTVENEISMEDQLLQESVLFAKKSIKTTVQKIFSHINSVRTTKIAVIGTGGIGKTTVLKALINFPGTKGMFDVVISVTVSRYWNTRKVQTRF; translated from the exons GGGCTTGAACATGAACAGGGTTTGGAACCTGTGGTATTATACTCTGTAGGGATGGCATCAACTTCCAGAGGTAAAGATGAGTCGACTTCTGCTGTATCAGGTCACTTTGAGGTTAAGAGTGAGAGATTGCTGAGTGCTCTCGCAACATCTCCGGCACCAGAACCTGTGGTAATGGCTTCAACTTTTGAGTCGACTTCTGCTGTATCAGGTCACTTTGAGGTTAAGAGTGAGAGATTGCTGAGTGCTCTCGCAACATCTCCGGCACCAGAACCTGTGGTAATGGCTTCAACTTCTGAAAGTAAAGATCCATGGCGTTCTGCTATTTTGGATTTTGAGGCTGAAAGTGAGAGAGTACAAGCTGCAGGTACATCTCTGACACAGGAAGCTGTCGCGTGGGCTTCATCTTGTGGAAGTAAATATGAGCCAACTTCTGCTGTGGCAGGTCACTTTGAGGTTCGGGATGAGAAAATAAAAGCTTCAGATACAACATCTCTGACCTTTGGGTATCAGGCTCCTACATCAAGCTTGGAGATTGTGGAAGAAGATGTGGTGCCATTTCCTCCACAAATAGGTAAACCTTCGCAGAGGTCATCGACAGCTTCACCATCCCTTTTACGTTCTTCAGCAACAGCACCAGCTTTGGTCCTTTCCAACTCAGGTAAAAACATAGACCAAGCAGAAAAGAAGAAGTATGTGAAACAAGTAACAGGTCATCACAGTGACACTGAGCTGCATTTGGCTGCTCAGCGTGGAGATTTAGGAGCAGTTAAACAGACTCTTACTGACATAGATTCCCAAATGGTGGATACCTTAAGTGGGGCTGATTTTGATGCAGAAGTTGCAGAGATAAGGGCATCAGTTGTGAATGAGGTGAATGACTTTGGGGAAACTGCACTTTTTACAGCTGCTGATAAAGGGCATATAGAAGTTGTGAAGGAGTTGTTGAAGTATTTGACCAAAGAGGGTCTTACAAGGAAGAATAAGTCCATGCTTGATCCCTTGCATATTGCTGCAACCAGAGGGCATCATG CAATTGTCCAACTGTTACAAGATCTTGATCCCAGCTCACAGATTGTGGAAGAAGATGTGGTGCCATTTCCTCCACAAATGGGTACACCGCCAGCTCGTAAATCTGAAATTCAGATTGTATCTCTTGAAGCAAGAGAAAAGATGCCATCTATTTATAACATGGAATCTGAGATTATACCTTCTCAAACTGAAGGAGAGCATAAGATGAAGTGCAGATTGAAGGCAAGTGCCCAGCAATCAGTTACGGTTGCCACAAAAGAAGCCATTGAAGTTGCAGTAGAACATCTCACtgtagaaaatgaaatttcaatGGAAGATCAGTTGTTGCAAGAATCAGTTTTATTTGCAAAGAAATCAATTAAGACAACTGTACAGAAGATTTTCAGCCACATAAATAGTGTTAGAACTACAAAAATTGCTGTTATTGGAACTGGTGGTATTGGAAAGACTACTGTGCTCAAGGCCTTGATCAACTTCCCAGGCACAAAAGGTATGTTTGATGTGGTAATTTCAGTGACTGTTTCTAGATATTGGAACACAAGAAAGGTCCAAACGAGGTTTTAA
- the LOC123196654 gene encoding uncharacterized protein LOC123196654 isoform X3: MGTVPEQHLSYSSIEVPLLRPAPGLEHEQGLEPVVLYSVGMASTSRGKDESTSAVSGHFEVKSERLLSALATSPAPEPVVMASTSESKDPWRSAILDFEAESERVQAAGTSLTQEAVAWASSCGSKYEPTSAVAGHFEVRDEKIKASDTTSLTFGYQAPTSSLEIVEEDVVPFPPQIGKPSQRSSTASPSLLRSSATAPALVLSNSGKNIDQAEKKKYVKQVTGHHSDTELHLAAQRGDLGAVKQTLTDIDSQMVDTLSGADFDAEVAEIRASVVNEVNDFGETALFTAADKGHIEVVKELLKYLTKEGLTRKNKSMLDPLHIAATRGHHAIVQLLQDLDPSSQIVEEDVVPFPPQMGTPPARKSEIQIVSLEAREKMPSIYNMESEIIPSQTEGEHKMKCRLKASAQQSVTVATKEAIEVAVEHLTVENEISMEDQLLQESVLFAKKSIKTTVQKIFSHINSVRTTKIAVIGTGGIGKTTVLKALINFPGTKGMFDVVISVTVSRYWNTRKVQTRF, from the exons GGGCTTGAACATGAACAGGGTTTGGAACCTGTGGTATTATACTCTGTAGGGATGGCATCAACTTCCAGAGGTAAAGATGAGTCGACTTCTGCTGTATCAGGTCACTTTGAGGTTAAGAGTGAGAG ATTGCTGAGTGCTCTCGCAACATCTCCGGCACCAGAACCTGTGGTAATGGCTTCAACTTCTGAAAGTAAAGATCCATGGCGTTCTGCTATTTTGGATTTTGAGGCTGAAAGTGAGAGAGTACAAGCTGCAGGTACATCTCTGACACAGGAAGCTGTCGCGTGGGCTTCATCTTGTGGAAGTAAATATGAGCCAACTTCTGCTGTGGCAGGTCACTTTGAGGTTCGGGATGAGAAAATAAAAGCTTCAGATACAACATCTCTGACCTTTGGGTATCAGGCTCCTACATCAAGCTTGGAGATTGTGGAAGAAGATGTGGTGCCATTTCCTCCACAAATAGGTAAACCTTCGCAGAGGTCATCGACAGCTTCACCATCCCTTTTACGTTCTTCAGCAACAGCACCAGCTTTGGTCCTTTCCAACTCAGGTAAAAACATAGACCAAGCAGAAAAGAAGAAGTATGTGAAACAAGTAACAGGTCATCACAGTGACACTGAGCTGCATTTGGCTGCTCAGCGTGGAGATTTAGGAGCAGTTAAACAGACTCTTACTGACATAGATTCCCAAATGGTGGATACCTTAAGTGGGGCTGATTTTGATGCAGAAGTTGCAGAGATAAGGGCATCAGTTGTGAATGAGGTGAATGACTTTGGGGAAACTGCACTTTTTACAGCTGCTGATAAAGGGCATATAGAAGTTGTGAAGGAGTTGTTGAAGTATTTGACCAAAGAGGGTCTTACAAGGAAGAATAAGTCCATGCTTGATCCCTTGCATATTGCTGCAACCAGAGGGCATCATG CAATTGTCCAACTGTTACAAGATCTTGATCCCAGCTCACAGATTGTGGAAGAAGATGTGGTGCCATTTCCTCCACAAATGGGTACACCGCCAGCTCGTAAATCTGAAATTCAGATTGTATCTCTTGAAGCAAGAGAAAAGATGCCATCTATTTATAACATGGAATCTGAGATTATACCTTCTCAAACTGAAGGAGAGCATAAGATGAAGTGCAGATTGAAGGCAAGTGCCCAGCAATCAGTTACGGTTGCCACAAAAGAAGCCATTGAAGTTGCAGTAGAACATCTCACtgtagaaaatgaaatttcaatGGAAGATCAGTTGTTGCAAGAATCAGTTTTATTTGCAAAGAAATCAATTAAGACAACTGTACAGAAGATTTTCAGCCACATAAATAGTGTTAGAACTACAAAAATTGCTGTTATTGGAACTGGTGGTATTGGAAAGACTACTGTGCTCAAGGCCTTGATCAACTTCCCAGGCACAAAAGGTATGTTTGATGTGGTAATTTCAGTGACTGTTTCTAGATATTGGAACACAAGAAAGGTCCAAACGAGGTTTTAA